In one window of Polaromonas naphthalenivorans CJ2 DNA:
- the tnpB gene encoding IS66 family insertion sequence element accessory protein TnpB (TnpB, as the term is used for proteins encoded by IS66 family insertion elements, is considered an accessory protein, since TnpC, encoded by a neighboring gene, is a DDE family transposase.), which translates to MFALNASRAVYLHRDAIDFRKSINGLASLVEHGLGLDAFAEALFVFANRRRDRIKILGWDVNGFWLLHKRLEKDRFIWPRGEAGVVTLSVEQLHWLLKGVDIQALRGHRAVSYQRAA; encoded by the coding sequence GTGTTCGCGCTGAACGCCAGCCGCGCGGTATACCTGCACCGGGACGCCATTGATTTTCGCAAGAGCATCAACGGCCTGGCCAGCCTGGTCGAGCATGGCCTGGGTCTGGACGCGTTTGCCGAGGCGCTGTTCGTCTTTGCCAACCGCAGGCGCGACCGCATCAAGATTTTGGGCTGGGATGTCAACGGGTTCTGGCTCCTGCACAAGCGCCTGGAGAAAGACCGCTTCATCTGGCCGCGAGGCGAGGCGGGCGTCGTGACGCTCAGCGTGGAGCAGTTGCACTGGCTGCTCAAGGGCGTGGACATCCAGGCCCTGCGCGGACACCGGGCGGTGAGTTATCAGCGCGCGGCGTGA
- the tnpA gene encoding IS66-like element accessory protein TnpA — MTEMNAELLARLVVGRKRDGRCNYDPLAKQALIDECLKPGVSVARTAMLYGINANLLRAWIAKSGQPNHGKARAVSVKALESAAFVAVQVTERAAPTTASAPALAPAALCLHVRLPNGVALDVGQVPLEAMAPVLQLLGTLACSR; from the coding sequence ATGACAGAGATGAACGCAGAGTTGTTGGCTCGGCTGGTGGTCGGGCGCAAACGCGACGGACGATGCAATTACGACCCGCTGGCCAAGCAGGCGCTGATTGACGAATGCCTTAAGCCTGGCGTGTCGGTAGCGCGCACGGCGATGCTGTACGGCATCAATGCCAATTTGCTGCGCGCCTGGATTGCCAAGTCAGGCCAGCCCAACCATGGCAAGGCGCGCGCCGTGTCCGTAAAAGCGCTGGAGTCTGCAGCGTTTGTTGCCGTTCAGGTCACAGAGCGCGCAGCGCCGACCACAGCATCGGCACCGGCACTGGCACCGGCCGCACTCTGTCTGCACGTGCGCCTACCCAACGGGGTGGCGCTCGATGTTGGCCAGGTTCCGCTGGAGGCGATGGCGCCCGTGCTGCAACTGCTGGGCACACTGGCGTGTTCGCGCTGA